A region from the Deltaproteobacteria bacterium genome encodes:
- a CDS encoding pentapeptide repeat-containing protein, protein MAKNNCIRIKKEQLTAMVNEHQRWLETEGREGERAELQGVDLSNYNLQQVNLERADLQGANLRGANLRMSNFKGADLRKADLHLANLQWAIFLSADLEKANLRRANLHFANFAKANLDQADLENAFLHNAFFSEARLKEANLTNASSRFNEFYLADMRQAILKRATITESNMKEVILSGADLSGTEIIRSDFQRADLRKAVICQAWIFKTNFNWADFRGADLKGSKIEKSNFRKAILQDANRADVQILDSDFQESDFENLNSHGQG, encoded by the coding sequence ATGGCAAAAAATAACTGCATACGAATTAAAAAAGAGCAACTAACGGCCATGGTCAATGAACACCAGAGGTGGTTGGAGACGGAAGGCCGGGAAGGGGAAAGGGCGGAATTGCAAGGGGTTGATCTGTCCAATTATAATCTGCAGCAGGTCAATCTGGAAAGAGCCGACCTCCAAGGGGCGAATCTGCGAGGCGCCAATCTCCGAATGTCCAATTTTAAGGGGGCGGACCTCCGAAAGGCTGATCTCCATCTGGCAAACCTTCAATGGGCTATTTTCCTGAGCGCCGATTTGGAAAAGGCCAATCTTCGACGGGCTAATCTTCATTTTGCCAACTTTGCCAAGGCCAACCTCGACCAGGCCGATCTGGAAAATGCCTTTTTACATAATGCCTTTTTCTCTGAAGCCCGGTTGAAGGAGGCGAATCTCACCAACGCCAGCTCCAGATTTAACGAATTTTATCTGGCCGACATGAGACAGGCCATTTTAAAGAGAGCAACAATTACCGAATCTAATATGAAGGAGGTTATTCTCAGCGGAGCTGACCTTTCCGGCACGGAAATAATCCGCTCAGACTTTCAAAGGGCCGACCTGAGAAAGGCGGTAATTTGCCAGGCTTGGATCTTTAAGACGAATTTTAATTGGGCCGATTTCAGAGGCGCCGACTTGAAAGGTTCAAAAATTGAAAAAAGCAATTTCAGAAAGGCCATATTGCAAGATGCAAACCGGGCTGATGTCCAGATCCTGGATTCTGATTTCCAAGAGTCTGACTTTGAAAACTTAAACTCTCATGGACAGGGGTAA